One genomic region from Desulfobacterales bacterium encodes:
- a CDS encoding response regulator, giving the protein MPEMNGRELSERLIAIKPNLKCLFMSGYTSDVIAHQGIMDDGIKFIPKPFSINKLAVSVREALEQNI; this is encoded by the coding sequence ATGCCGGAAATGAATGGTCGAGAACTCTCGGAAAGACTAATAGCTATCAAACCAAATTTGAAATGTCTTTTTATGTCTGGCTATACATCTGACGTAATTGCTCACCAAGGTATAATGGATGATGGAATAAAATTCATTCCAAAACCATTCTCTATCAATAAATTAGCTGTCAGTGTCCGAGAGGCATTAGAACAAAATATTTAA